Genomic DNA from Echeneis naucrates chromosome 23, fEcheNa1.1, whole genome shotgun sequence:
AAGTGAAACCAACAAACTTTCAGCATCTATGCTCATAGGTCAGCTGTTAGGGTAGGCTTGGAGTTGCAGTTGCTAATTTTACAGTACTGTAAATTGTATTGCGTACACTTTCAGAAGTCTGTATTGCTTACAGTACTAAactacatttttatataaaggTCACATGAAGCAGGGTTCAATCTGGCTAATAGAGGGAGAGGCTGGAGCTTTTTGTTCAGTTTCATGGACAGTTTGGCGGCAGTATGTCTGAACATATTGACTAAAAAGAACTTAAATGGAACTTATCAagtttaataatttttattgagCAATACTGTTGATTTACATTTCTCCTTTTCCagtgtaaattttttttattcaataaattctttcaaaaaaaaaaaaaaaaatcaataaactgGACACAGTGAGATCCCTTATGGATTCATGAATAACACATTCAGATGATTAGggaaccaaataaaaacaaaaatgaacacagcattaAGATGGGGTAAAGGGCAAACTCTACTGTGCCTTTGACTATACCCTTACGTAAACttaacacacagatacagaagTCCTGCAAACATGAACCATAAAACTCACAGGTAAAAGACCTGTTCAatggaggggtggtgggggaagggaaaagggaaaaaaaaaaaaaaaaaaaatcactctggTGAGGGCTTCTCGCACACAAGGATTGGTCACAACAGATTCTTAACAAAGTGCTTGATTGACCACTCGCtttacagaggaaaaagaaaatattgctAAAACTACAGCTTtcaaaaaagggggaaaattAAGTTACAGTtcctcagattgttttttttttttaaaagaccaGCTCTACACATACAAGCTAAAGGTTATGAGAGGTGATGACAACATGTTTGATTAATTAAGGCAGGCTCTCTGTAAGGCGTTAAAAAAAGTCCATTGCTGTAAGATCTCAGAGGAGTTAGTCCAAAGTGTCTCAGTGTGGCTTTGCGTGAAGACATCATCCTGAGTGCAGTGTGTGAACGGGACTCAAAAAGTTGTCCATCTTTACGTGTTTTAATGTGCATGTAGGCGTGTGTTGTATGTACTTATATAGAACTTTTGGTTTCTCACACTGCTAGGCTGGGTGCTCCTGGGTGTCCGTATACCAGACAATCCTTTTTGgatctggaaaacaaacagaacaaaatgtcaAGCAAGGAAactaacaaaagcaaactttaaaatgtcaaagatgGTGTATTGGTTTGATAAATCAAAGAGACTTTGGCCACATTGGCTATTCACAGAGAGCTGGTAATTACACAATCTGTCTGTTTGCTCTGACCCACACAGGATTGATCAGATGAAATTCAATCAAACTCAGCACTGGCTGCAATAACTGAACAGGACAAATACAAGATTtagttttctcatttttttgAGGACCTATAGAATTTATGTGAAATCACTATACAACTGAAAGCTATTACTACAAAACGCTCATAGCAACTAAAGCTGGAGAAGCCAACAGATCAACTTaccctttttctgtctgttacAGGTAGAATTCCACtctatggggggaaaaaataaaatatatagtcATCAttagaggtaaaaaaaaaacaaaacagaagtgtgCCTTATAAACTGCTTGTTGTGCTCACCTCTATTGTGATAGTTAAAAGCCTCCACTAGATGGCGACAGCTGAGCAGCAGTTTCCCGTTGCCCTCGTCCACCTCTGGGCGTGTGTTTGGGGTGACAGAGGTAGTGACTGGTGTTTCTTCAGGAACCTGGACTGTGAGAACTGTGTCGACCTGTAGGTCTTCTGTCTGTTTAGCGTCTATAGGCTGAGGTGGGAGGGCATTTGCAGCAGGGCGTGGGCTGGAACCCTCTGTGATTGGCCTCACTTCACTGATGAAACTGAGGCCCCACTGGTTCTGTAGCAGCACGCCGATGGCGGGGCGGTCCTCCTCCAGCGCTCCACCTGCTGCCCCCGCTTTCACCTTGGAAGCGTAGCTTACAGCAGGCTGCAGCTTGGCAGGGCTGTCCTGCACTGGGAAGGCAGGCGGGGGCTTGAGCAGTGACAGACTGTCCTCCACCCACCTCTCCttttggtttgctttttgtGGACGCTCAGTTGCTCGACTGACCCCCTTGTGGCTTTCCCTACGGAGGCTGCGACCTTTGTGTTGCTGACCCTTGCGCTCTTTTTCCCTGCGGAAGCTGAAGCTGTGTGTTAGACCTGGTCCAGTCAGGTCACTCTCCGGGGAAAGCTGATGATGTTGCTGGTCACCTCCAGAGATGCAGCCTCCACCTCCACCGCCACCACAGTTTCCCGAGCCAGGGGACAGGCGACGATTACGAATATGAGGCTCTGAGTTAGTGGCTGAAACGAGGACTGCTGGGTCACACAACGTATCGGactcacacacagtgttgttggCTTCCCA
This window encodes:
- the LOC115037044 gene encoding uncharacterized protein LOC115037044, with protein sequence MHIKTGTWEANNTVCESDTLCDPAVLVSATNSEPHIRNRRLSPGSGNCGGGGGGGCISGGDQQHHQLSPESDLTGPGLTHSFSFRREKERKGQQHKGRSLRRESHKGVSRATERPQKANQKERWVEDSLSLLKPPPAFPVQDSPAKLQPAVSYASKVKAGAAGGALEEDRPAIGVLLQNQWGLSFISEVRPITEGSSPRPAANALPPQPIDAKQTEDLQVDTVLTVQVPEETPVTTSVTPNTRPEVDEGNGKLLLSCRHLVEAFNYHNREWNSTCNRQKKDPKRIVWYTDTQEHPA